The Candidatus Amarolinea dominans DNA segment GCCAGGGGGGTTTCGCGCAGGAACGGCTCGACGTGGGCAAAGAAAGCATCCGCAAACCAACGCGGGAACATGGGCAGCGAAACCTCGCTGTTGAGCCACAAACGGGCGTTGGCCTGGAACAGCCCTTGCCCATGCAGACGTTCGATGGTCAGTCCGGCCCGCTCGAAAAAGTGCTTGAACTCCGGCGCCGAATAGTGCCACATGTAGCGCGGGGTGGTGGGCTGCTGCGCCAGGCCCAGCCGGCGGTAGAGCGCGCCGGGCGCTTCGCCCAACGCGTTCAGGCGCCAGCGGTTGGTCATGCTCAGGATGACCTTGCCGCCGGGCCGCGTCACCCGCGCCATCTCATCCAGCAGACGCTGCGGATGCGGCACATGCATGATCGCTTCCATGCAGAGCGCCACATCGAAGGCCGCGTCAGGGAAAGGCAGTTGCTCGGCATCGGCCTGTAGGAACTGCACGCCCACGCCGTGCTCATCGGCCGCGTGCTGCGCCAGCGCCAGCATCTGCGGCGCAATGTCCAGCGCCGTCACATCGGCGCCGCGCGCGGCCAGGTTGACGGCAAAACGCCCCTTGCCCGTGCTGATGTCCAGGACGCGCTGATCGCGCCACGTCTGCTGCGCCAGCACCCAGCGCAGTTGTTCGGCAAAATGCGCATAGAGCGGATGGGTGGGGTCTTCCGGAAACCACCAGTGCAGGACGGTGTCCGCCTGGCGAAAATAGGTCTTGGTTGCGTCAGTCATAGCTGTTATATCGTTTTCATGTCCATGCAGTGAACCCCGCGCGCAGCCAGGTGCGCCAGGACGCGCTCGAAACAATCGGCGTCCGCGCCCACGAACTCCGGCGGGCAGATGCCGGTGCGGCGGAAAGTCCCGTCCAGGAGCAGGCGTGCCACGCCGGTGCAGGTGTAGCCGGTGGTGCGGGCCATCGAAGAGGTGCCGCTCACCGGATCGGTTTCATCGTACAGATGGTAGCTGTAGGCGCAGGGCTGATCGTTTTCACGGCCACGAATCTGCACCCGCATGATGGTGAACTCCGGCTCGCCGGGCGTCAAGCGCCACTGCTCGAACAGCAGCGCCGCGGTCACCGCCAGCGGCTGCACCTCCGCGCCGTTAATGCGCCGCGGCGTCGCATCGAAGAAACCGCTCGCCTGCAGCACGCGAATCAGCTCGATGTGGCCGGGATAGCGCAGCGTCCTCTCACGCATGTGGGGCACAGAAACGGTGCGCAGCAGCGTGCGCAGCCCGTCGGTGTTGAAGGCTTCGAGTTCGCCGACCGGCGCCAGCGTCACCAGTTCTGCATCGGAGAGCGCCGGTTTGACCACGATCTCGCCGTTGACCACCAGCCGCGCGGGCCGGGTGTACTCCTCGATCACATCAATGGGCGAAAAGGGCGCTTTGTACTGCCAGGGATAAGGCCGCGCCTTGGGCAAACCACCCACCATGCACTCGAACGAATCCACCGCCATGCGGCCATAGTGATAACCGAGGATGAGATTGCCCAGGCCCGGCGCCACGCCGCAATCAACCACCGCAGTGACCCCGGCCTGGCGCGCCAGTTCATCCAGGGCAAACGGGTCTTCAGGGAAAAATGAAATGTCCACGACGTTCTTGCCCGCGGCGATGACGGCCGCCAGCACTTGGAAGCCCATGAAGCCAGGCACTGCGCCGATGACCAGGTCCGCCGGCGCCACGGCCGCGGCGATGGCCGCCGGCTGCGTCAGGTCTGCCTGTTGAAAGGCCAGGCGATGGCGGCCGACCAGGGCCTCCCCGCGGCCGCGATCCGCGTCCACCACCACGACCTCGTACTCGGTGCAAAGATCGGCCGCCATGGCCCCGCCCACCATGCCCGCGCCCAAAACAACCACTTTTTTCATCATTCATGCCCCCACATGGTGAGTCATTTTACCACACCACAGAGGGGACTTCCAAGCGGTTGAGGGGCGCGCCAGCATTACGCCCATCACTACTGGCAATCTTGCCGACAGGCAGCCATCACAGTATACTCTGGGTAGTCCCCAAAATGCAGATCTACATTTTCTTACGTTTTCTTACGTTTTCTTACATTGTCTTACTTTGTCTTACTTTTTCTCGAAGGAGGGGCCGTTCCATGCATACGCTCAATGCCGCCATGTTCCTGGAGGACGCCGCACAGCGGGCCGGTGACAAACCGTTTCTGTTGACCGGACAGCAGCCCGTGACCTTTGGCCAGGTCGAAGAAAACGCGCGCCGCGCGGCTCGCATGTTCACCGACCTGGGCATTCAACCCGGCGAACGCATCGCGTTCCTGCTGGGCAATTCACCCACGTTCATGGCCTGTTACTTCGGCGCGCTCAAGATGGGGGCCGTACCAGTACCCCTCAACCCGCAGTCTCCCGGCCCAGAAGTGGCCTACTATCTGACCGATTCCCATGCCGGCGCGTTCGTGGCCGCCGAGCCTTTCCTGGAAGCGGCCCAGGCCGGTTTTCAGGCGGCCGGCACCTGCCAGCACTTCCTGTTCGACAATCTGCCCGGCAGCACGGCCTGCCCGCCCGCGGCCCAACGCCTGGCGCCGCTGCTGAGCGCCGCCAGCAGCGACTTCACGACCGCGGTCACCCAACCGCAGGACGTAGCCGTCGTGCTTTACACCTCCGGCACCACCGGGCGCCCCAAAGGCGCGATGCTCAGCCATGCCAACCTGCACTTCTTCACCGAACTGCTCGCGCGCGATCAGTGGGAGCTTGGCCCCAGCGACGTCATCCTGATGACCGCGTCGGCCTCGCACATCTTCGGCCAGACCATCCTGCTTGTGGCCTGCGCCACCACCGCCGCGCTGAGCCTGGTCGGCCGCATTGACATCGCCACCCTGGCCGCCAACATCCAGCGCGACCGCGTGACCTACTTCGCGGGTGTGCCCATGCTGGCCAACCTGCTGCTCCACTCTCCGCAAGTGGCCGCCTTCGATCTCAGCTCCCTGCGCAAGGTGATGTTCGGCGGCGCCACCATTTCTTCCGAAGTCATGGCGCAGTTCAAGGCTCGCTTCCAGGTTGAAGTCATCACCGGTTACGGCATGACCGAGGCGGTGCCCCTGACCTTTGCCAACGCGGCCCTGATGCGCAGCGCGCCGCCCGGCTCGGTGGGCAAGCCGGTGTGGGGCACCTCCCTGCGCATCGTGGATGAGACGGACGCCGACATGCCGCCGGGCAGCGCTGGTGAAATTATCGTGCGCGGGCCGCAGGTTTTCAGTGGCTATCAGAATCGGCCAGAAGCCAACGCCGAAGCCCTGCGCGGCGATTGGTTCCACACCGGGGACGCCGGCTACCTGGACGCCAACGGCTATCTGTTCATCGTGGACCGCCTGCGCGAGATGGTCAAGGTCAGCGGCTATTCGGTCTTCCCGGCCGAAGTTGAACGGGTGCTGCAGGCCCATCCGGCCGTAGCCGAAGTCGCCGTCATCGGCCTGCAGCGCAAAAACCTGGATGAGCGTCTGAAAGCCTTCATCGTACTCAAGCCCGGCGCCGAGGCCAGCGTGCGCGAGCTGATCGCCTACTGCGAATCACAGTTGGCCGAGTACAAATGCCCGCGTCTGATCGAATTCCTCGCCAGCCTGCCGAAAAGCCCCACCGGCAAAATTGACAAGAAAAGTCTGGCCGAGTGATGACAGCGCCTGAGGCCGACACCCTGGTTGATGTGCTGCGCTGGCGCGCCAGTCAGCAGTCGGACCGCCCCGCCTACATCTACCTGACCGATGGCGAGACAGAGGAACAGCGCCTGACCTACGGTCAACTGGACCAGCAGGCACGTCAGATTGCCGCGGCGCTGCAGCGCGTGGCCAAACCAGGCGACCGCGTGCTCGTCCCCTTCCCGTCGGACCTGGCGTTCATGGCGGCCTTCTTGGGCTGCCTGTACGCGGGCATGATCGCCGTGCCCGCGCACCCGCCGGCCCTGCAGCGCGCGGGACGGCCGGCCACGCGCCTGTCATGGATCGTGCAGGACGCGGGCGCGACCGTGGCCCTGGCCGCGCCCGAGGTCATCGCCACTCTCGATCGCCGCATCGGCCAGACGCCCGGCCTGGCCGCGCTGCACTGGCTGGACCTCCAGCAGGCGTTGGCCGAACCAGGGCCGCCCTGGCAGCCGCGCCCGCTCACCCCGCAGACGATCGCTTTCTTGCAGTACACCTCCGGCTCCACCACCGACCCCAAAGGCGTGATGATCCCGCACAGCAGCATCCTGGCGAATGCCCGCTGCCTGCAAAGCGTCTGGGAGCAGGATGAAACGACGGTCGTCGTCAACTGGATGCCGCTGCAGCACGACGGCGGCCTGATCGGCATGGCCCTGCAAGCGATCTTCATCGGCGCGCCCTGCGTCCTGCTTTCGCCCACCGATTTTCTGCAAAATCCGGTGCGCTGGCTGCAGGCCATCAGCCGCTTCCGCGGGCACACTAGCGCCGCGCCCAACTTCGCCTACGACCTGTGCGCACAAAAGATCACGCCCGCGCAAAAGGCCGGCCTCGATCTCAGCAGTTGGCAGGTGGCGGTCAACAGCGCAGAACCGGTGCGCGCCGAAACGTTGGCCCGCTTCGACGCCGCGTTCGAGCCGTGCGGCTTTCGGCCGCAGAACTTCTATCACGCCTACGGGCTGGCCGAAGCGACCCTGTTCGTGGCGGGCAGCCGCAAAGCGACGGCGCCGTCCATCTTCACCTTCGACCCGCGCGGCCTGGAGCAGCAGCAGGTGCGCCCGGCCACGGGCGTGGATGGCTACGCCCTGGTGGGCTGTGGACGTCCGCTGAGTGCCCCTGACGTGGAACTGGTCATCGCCCAGCCTGAACAGCGCATCCTCTGCGGCCCCGACACGATCGGCGAAATCTGGTTCCGCAGCCCCAGCGTGGCCGCAGGCTACTGGAATCGCCCGGACGAGACGCAGCACACCTTTGGCGCCACCCTGGCCGACAGCGGCGCCGGCCCCTTCCTGCGCACGGGCGACCTGGGCTTCTGGCATGCAGGTGAGCTGATGATCCTGGGACGCATCAAAGACCTCATCATCGTCCAGGGGCGCAACTTCTACCCGCAGGACATCGAGCTGACCGTCGCGGCCAGTCACGCGGCCCTGCAAACCGATAGCTGTGCGGCCTTTGGCGTCACCGTCGCCGGCCAGGAGCGCCTGGTGATCGTGCAAGAGCTGCGTCGCGAGTTCCGCAAGCGCCAGGATCAGGCCGATGAAATCGTGCGCGCCATTCGCCTGGCCGTGGCGCGGCAGCACGGCATCCTGGCCTACAGTATCGCCCTGATCGCCCCGCTCAGCCTGCCCAAGACGAGCAGTGGCAAGGTGCAGCACCAGACCACCCGCCGCCTGTACCTCGACGGCGCGCTGGAGACCGTGGCCGCATGGACCGCGCCGCCGCCCACGGCCGCGGCCGCGGATCTGTCACGCGCAGCGGTGGAGCTGACGCTGCAGGAGCTTTTCCAGGCCGTCCTGGGCGCGGCCGTGCCCGATCGCAACACCAGTTTCTTCGACCTGGGCGGCGATTCCCTGGCCCTGGTGGAGCTGCACGTGCTGATCGAGGAACATCTGCAACGCACCGTGCCTGCGCAGACGCTCCTGCAGGCGCCCAGCGTGGCCGGCATGGCCCAGGCGCTGGTGAGCGCAGAGCCTGGCGAGCCGCCCGCGGCTAAGCCAGTTTTGGAGAAAACCGCCCTTTCTACGCCGCCGCGGCCGCGCGTGCATACCATCCTGGCCCGGCCTGATCTGTCCACCCGCCAGAAGATCAGCGCGCTGGCGCAGGCGCTCATGCGCGGCGGACCGCAGGCCGTGGGCAGCCGGCTGCCCTACGCGACCGGCGCCCGGCTTCTGGCCTGGTTGAGCGGCCAGACCTGGCTGCAGCAGCGCGCGTTCCAGCCGCAGGTGGCCCTGCTGCGCCGCTGCCTGGCGCTGCTCGATCAGCCGGTCGCGGCGAAGGCGGTGATCCGCTTGAGCCTTTGCTCCAACCTGTGGCATGCCTGGCGCCTGGCCGCGCTGGCCCAGGCCACGCCGGCGGTCTTCGACGCGTACGTGCAGGTGCAGGGCCTGGAGATTTTGGCCGCGGCCCAAGCGCAGGGCCGCGGCGTCATCATCCTCAATCGCCATGCCGCCCTCAGCACACTCTCCCTGTTGATCCTGGCCCGCCAGGGTGTGGACGACTTGATGATCGTGGGCCGCGGAGGCGCCAAGCTCGATCTGCTCGGCCTGCACCGCTACAAAGGCCGTTTCCTGGTGGATGATGAGAGCCAGCGGGTGGATGAAAAGGTGGGGTTGGCCGCGCAGATGGTGGTGGGCCTGCAAACCCTGAACCGCGGCGGCGTGCTGAGCATCGCGGCGGATGGCTACCAGGTCAGTCAGGCGCTCACGCTGCCCTTCTACGGTCGCCAACGGCCGTTTGGCGTCGGTTTTGCCGAGCTGGCCGTGCGCAGCGGCGCGGCCGTGATTCCTGTCTTCGTGACGCTGAGCCTGTCCGGTCACGTGCAGATGCAGTGTACCGAGCCGCTGACGCCGCAGGGGCAGATGGCAGACGAACGGGTGCGCAGCCTGGTGCAGCAGTACGCGGCGCAGTACGCC contains these protein-coding regions:
- a CDS encoding class I SAM-dependent methyltransferase codes for the protein MTDATKTYFRQADTVLHWWFPEDPTHPLYAHFAEQLRWVLAQQTWRDQRVLDISTGKGRFAVNLAARGADVTALDIAPQMLALAQHAADEHGVGVQFLQADAEQLPFPDAAFDVALCMEAIMHVPHPQRLLDEMARVTRPGGKVILSMTNRWRLNALGEAPGALYRRLGLAQQPTTPRYMWHYSAPEFKHFFERAGLTIERLHGQGLFQANARLWLNSEVSLPMFPRWFADAFFAHVEPFLRETPLAAVMGTVMAVASVK
- a CDS encoding saccharopine dehydrogenase NADP-binding domain-containing protein, producing the protein MMKKVVVLGAGMVGGAMAADLCTEYEVVVVDADRGRGEALVGRHRLAFQQADLTQPAAIAAAVAPADLVIGAVPGFMGFQVLAAVIAAGKNVVDISFFPEDPFALDELARQAGVTAVVDCGVAPGLGNLILGYHYGRMAVDSFECMVGGLPKARPYPWQYKAPFSPIDVIEEYTRPARLVVNGEIVVKPALSDAELVTLAPVGELEAFNTDGLRTLLRTVSVPHMRERTLRYPGHIELIRVLQASGFFDATPRRINGAEVQPLAVTAALLFEQWRLTPGEPEFTIMRVQIRGRENDQPCAYSYHLYDETDPVSGTSSMARTTGYTCTGVARLLLDGTFRRTGICPPEFVGADADCFERVLAHLAARGVHCMDMKTI
- a CDS encoding AMP-binding protein encodes the protein MHTLNAAMFLEDAAQRAGDKPFLLTGQQPVTFGQVEENARRAARMFTDLGIQPGERIAFLLGNSPTFMACYFGALKMGAVPVPLNPQSPGPEVAYYLTDSHAGAFVAAEPFLEAAQAGFQAAGTCQHFLFDNLPGSTACPPAAQRLAPLLSAASSDFTTAVTQPQDVAVVLYTSGTTGRPKGAMLSHANLHFFTELLARDQWELGPSDVILMTASASHIFGQTILLVACATTAALSLVGRIDIATLAANIQRDRVTYFAGVPMLANLLLHSPQVAAFDLSSLRKVMFGGATISSEVMAQFKARFQVEVITGYGMTEAVPLTFANAALMRSAPPGSVGKPVWGTSLRIVDETDADMPPGSAGEIIVRGPQVFSGYQNRPEANAEALRGDWFHTGDAGYLDANGYLFIVDRLREMVKVSGYSVFPAEVERVLQAHPAVAEVAVIGLQRKNLDERLKAFIVLKPGAEASVRELIAYCESQLAEYKCPRLIEFLASLPKSPTGKIDKKSLAE
- a CDS encoding AMP-binding protein gives rise to the protein MTAPEADTLVDVLRWRASQQSDRPAYIYLTDGETEEQRLTYGQLDQQARQIAAALQRVAKPGDRVLVPFPSDLAFMAAFLGCLYAGMIAVPAHPPALQRAGRPATRLSWIVQDAGATVALAAPEVIATLDRRIGQTPGLAALHWLDLQQALAEPGPPWQPRPLTPQTIAFLQYTSGSTTDPKGVMIPHSSILANARCLQSVWEQDETTVVVNWMPLQHDGGLIGMALQAIFIGAPCVLLSPTDFLQNPVRWLQAISRFRGHTSAAPNFAYDLCAQKITPAQKAGLDLSSWQVAVNSAEPVRAETLARFDAAFEPCGFRPQNFYHAYGLAEATLFVAGSRKATAPSIFTFDPRGLEQQQVRPATGVDGYALVGCGRPLSAPDVELVIAQPEQRILCGPDTIGEIWFRSPSVAAGYWNRPDETQHTFGATLADSGAGPFLRTGDLGFWHAGELMILGRIKDLIIVQGRNFYPQDIELTVAASHAALQTDSCAAFGVTVAGQERLVIVQELRREFRKRQDQADEIVRAIRLAVARQHGILAYSIALIAPLSLPKTSSGKVQHQTTRRLYLDGALETVAAWTAPPPTAAAADLSRAAVELTLQELFQAVLGAAVPDRNTSFFDLGGDSLALVELHVLIEEHLQRTVPAQTLLQAPSVAGMAQALVSAEPGEPPAAKPVLEKTALSTPPRPRVHTILARPDLSTRQKISALAQALMRGGPQAVGSRLPYATGARLLAWLSGQTWLQQRAFQPQVALLRRCLALLDQPVAAKAVIRLSLCSNLWHAWRLAALAQATPAVFDAYVQVQGLEILAAAQAQGRGVIILNRHAALSTLSLLILARQGVDDLMIVGRGGAKLDLLGLHRYKGRFLVDDESQRVDEKVGLAAQMVVGLQTLNRGGVLSIAADGYQVSQALTLPFYGRQRPFGVGFAELAVRSGAAVIPVFVTLSLSGHVQMQCTEPLTPQGQMADERVRSLVQQYAAQYAAAWPHDLGNFYWGHLSKYLALPEIALLPAQIASMQDQADVIARRLCSSSKCSHPCDWPAPGRPGGRDASRRDT